The Salvelinus fontinalis isolate EN_2023a chromosome 9, ASM2944872v1, whole genome shotgun sequence genome has a window encoding:
- the LOC129862109 gene encoding zinc finger C3H1 domain-containing protein-like isoform X2 encodes MDSKSINRSPREEGELEDGEICDDDTEENVFAQQQGKKRPSSMNNSNSSRNTRKLKQPARNVLPVVGSQPTDFRLLIPYNRGPHSHSSGFTANHRQQGGPSGPDRPPLGPRCDQSPRSSFWERSHTALDRLRHRGKLDDGRGDWGRGGWGDGCGGGREAGRPPPGRYVPGENHSNKNESPSRSKQKVMMGRNQVRNQQMHNNNVAKIENGLDESFEDLLTKYKQIQLELECIRKEENLVLKPKDLPAQNESEVSASIPQTEPLLDANSIPNEAAAEDAAVDPSGPEKMEEKRGFQAFNLKPLRQKLLTPAEIDALKTKTEKKDSEKEDSDVEKGQVEPAAIPAATPKGEEGKDGVEKEADKKEGEKEAKICCVCCSRESDYPKKEGEKDMKVCCVCCSKSSEDSTKSPVKPGVKGSNEDEDLSELQLRLLALQSASRKWQQKEQQVMKESKDKITKAKPSQEKTSSSSSAKPPERGRVTTRSASAASEKAKALASKPQEKTKAGAKPPAEKGKAPVKGYPGRKTVSPGSAAKQAFRKQQLRTWKLQQERDQEEQRRQEEEERRRREEEIRKIRDLSNQDEQYNRFMKLVGGSKPPRNRSKSKDSDHTRKSSGKQGLDTSGNLYQYDNYDEVAMDTDSETNSPASSPVHDPFEVPGCFSHMPMPFRMDSPTQCRMDLGQPRFLSVIPSAPPPPLPPMPPPPDELEPPPKPPFADEEEEEEMLLRETCLMSMANKKVPLPEDMTLDSSPPSPSLLVSLVQPVPRSNPSVVSLNTAPQPWSNKFSRGHHLPRLPLMLPRHKAVVVQLNGSDDSDSDMEACSSSTQTQSVFGGLEFMIKEARRNAEAAKPKPTSGPEKENKPGRTPEALSEEKKTEYRLLKEEIAREKQKILKDHSPRGVPSPAGSDPDVDFAAKAAVELQLTEAETRLTKHGNLLLKDEAILRQLLQQEQKKEEALKAAEAKVTKLKEQLLASEKIVSANKTLLNRLQEQVHRVQNRVSVKKNHSLKLEEVLVQAQAAAGRKPGGQKRRTDISHSSPVKRLCVEVSVAPRGSERHFADLLAQKQRLQQLESEYAFKIQKLKEAQALHNRGVVPEPPPPQAASTPLPRARHPSIPPTSPFPLPQPSLHDLTQDKLTLVSSEDPTETEENDLEPAATARPSARSVRRRSFRETGSFTKPKLDSGGTGLVKDSPAKPVRVKASGPGELFLGLEVEALQRRDQQQARLGELLLGELRALGGTVEKPPSGKVISEDVDTMAAQSGCAELKPVPFGPYRSPLLVFKSYRFSPYFRTKEKLSLSSVSYSNVVAPKKCFCRFDLTGTCNDDDCQWQHMRNCAFGGNQLFQDILSYNLALIGCSESSTTDVINVATEKYIKQLFGANNDRMGMDQKAVLLVSKVNESKRHVPPFTTCKDLRRWRPQPAHQASPNTGDDSWDESRDTGPVKYDGCSKRSLSVALDVCVTPDDKRYFISETDDISNLETSVLESPRNAQLWIKLAFKYLSQKEVSAAECLDASLNTLSRALEDNRDNPEIWCYYLSLFSRRGKRDEVQEMCEMAVEHAPDYQVWWSYLTTESLFEGKDYVCGRLLQYLLDCVGTSGLSERLSFQLLESLLYRVQLSVFTGRLQNALAILQNALKSVTERCIADYLTISDRCLVWLSFIHLTEFDRLPASLYDPANSNPSRVVSIEAFTLPWRTPLDVRTEPDTLIAVFEDALRQCTDQTLPPSERTLACLPLHTNLITTYSLLGRYDAGLELCASLLALCPHSCALLDALSGLYVGKGDGEQGVGVWLRALSQCPHNAEVFYHTCKFLMAQEKSSCIAPLFRGFVLSFCDEERSDQQPVDVLRYILGIPTEDILRGPVIKKQLKEQLSHQMPYLNLVHCLWQWVHGNVGEAMDAFERALGAVMQLDVLHKLWIDYLLFTSSKLAGSPSNSRELRVLSDLVQRCLVTVPSRLEVPFSSAQYWNCFRFHNKVVSHYLSCLPHTQHPHVLERLRYTMPTNAELALRLLHQEWQDGNIEHLKFQARMLSSSVPNCLANWKIVIAVERELKERSEVRLLYQQALQNLPLCATLWKDRLLFEAAEGGKTDKLRKLVDKCQEVGVSLSEPLNLCSSKMEGEEH; translated from the exons ATGGATTCAAAGTCAATCAATCGGTCTCCGAGAGAAGAAGGGGAGCTCGAAGACGGAGAGATCTGCGATGATGACACCGAGGAAAATGTGTTTGCGCAACAGCAGGGTAAAAAGAGGCCTAGTAGCATGAATAACAGCAACTCCTCACGGAATACACGAAAATTGAAACAACCGGCCCGAAATGTACTACCTGTCGTGGGTAGCCAGCCTACAGATTTTCGACTTTTAATTCCATACAATCGCGGACCTCATTCGCACAGTTCCGGCTTTACCGCAAACCACAGACAGCAAGGCGGACCAAGTGGACCCGACCGGCCGCCACTGGGACCACGCTGTGACCAGAGCCCGCGTTCCAGTTTCTGGGAACGAAGTCACACAGCCCTGGATCGATTGAGGCACCGGGGGAAACTAGATGATGGTCGCGGGGATTGGGGACGAGGAGGCTGGGGAGACGGGtgtgggggaggaagagaggctgGTAGGCCTCCCCCTGGTCGTTATGTGCCCGGGGAGAATCACAGTAACAAGAATGAATCTCCCTCGAGAAGCAAAC AGAAGGTAATGATGGGGAGGAATCAGGTAAGAAACCAACAGATGCACAACAACAATGTTGCCAAAATCGAGAATGGGCTTGATGAGAGTTTTGAGGACCTGCTCACCAAGTACAAGCAGATTCAGCTGGAGCTGGAATGTATTAGAAAAGAAGAGAACCTGGTTCTGAAGCCCAAAGACCTGCCTGCTCAGAACGAGTCTGAGGTCTCTGCAAGTATTCCCCAAACCGAGCCATTACTCGACGCTAACAGTATTCCCAATGAAGCCGCTGCAGAGGACGCTGCAGTGGACCCGTCAGGCCCAGAGAAGATGGAGGAGAAAAGGGGTTTTCAGGCGTTCAATCTCAAACCTCTACGTCAGAAACTCCTCACTCCTGCAGAAATTGACGCGCTCAAAACAAAAACGGAAAAGAAAGACTCAGAGAAGGAGGACAGTGACGTGGAAAAAGGTCAAGTTGAACCAGCTGCTATCCCGGCTGCTACTCCCAAAG gagaggagggaaaagatGGTGTGGAGAAAGAGGCAGACAaaaaagagggggagaaggaagCAAAAATATGTTGTGTTTGCTGTAGCAGGGAATCAGATTACCCGAAGAAAGAAGGTGAGAAGGATATGAAAGTCTGCTGTGTGTGCTGCAGCAAATCATCAGAGGACTCCACTAAATCCCCTGTCAAG ccTGGAGTGAAGGGGAGTAATGAAGATGAGGACCTGTCTGAGCTGCAGCTGCGTCTCCTGGCCCTGCAGTCAGCCAGCAGGAAGTGGCAGCAGAAAGAACAGCAAGTGATGAAGGAGAGCAAAGATAAGATCACCAAGGCCAAGCCCTCCCAGGAGAAGACATCCAGCTCCTCCAGTGCCAAACCACCAGAGAGGGGCAGAGTCACCACCAGGTCTGCCTCTGCTGCCTCGGAGAAGGCCAAAGCTCTGGCCAGCAAGCCCCAGGAGAAGACCAAGGCTGGGGCAAAGCCTCCAGCGGAGAAGGGCAAAGCTCCGGTTAAGGGGTATCCAGGGAGGAAGACAGTCAGCCCAG GCTCAGCAGCAAAGCAGGCGTTCCGAAAGCAGCAGCTAAGGACGTGGAAGCTccaacaggagagagaccaggagGAGCAGCgtagacaggaggaggaagaacgccgccggagggaggaagagatccGCAAGATCCGGGACCTTTCCAATCAGGACGAGCAGTACAACCGCTTCATGAAGCTGGTGGGCGGGTCTAAGCCGCCGCGCAACCGGAGCAAG TCCAAGGACAGCGACCACACCAGGAAGTCTTCTGGTAAACAGGGATTGGACACCTCAGGGAACCTCTACCAGTACGACAACTACGACGAGGTTGCCATGGATACTGATAGTGAGACCAATTCCCCAG CGTCTTCTCCAGTACATGATCCATTTGAGGTCCCAGGATGCTTCAGTCACATGCCTATGCCTTTCCGTATGGATTCCCCCACTCAATGCAGAATG GATTTGGGACAGCCACGTTTCCTGTCCGTCATTCCGTCTGCGCCCCCTCCACCCTTACCCCCAATGCCCCCACCCCCGGATGAGCTGGAGCCTCCCCCAAAGCCGCCTTTCGCTgacgaggaagaggaagaggagatgtTGCTCAGAGAGACCTGCCTCATGTCCATGGCCAACAAGAAGGTTCCACTGCCCGAG GATATGACCCTTGACAGcagccccccctctccctccctcctggtcaGTCTGGTCCAACCAGTGCCCAGGAGCAACCCTAGTGTGGTCAGCCTCAACACGGCACCCCAGCCATGGAGCAACAAGTTCAGCCGAGGGCACCACCTTCCCAGGCTACCACTGATG CTCCCACGGCACAAGGCGGTGGTGGTACAACTGAACGGTTCAGACGACAGTGACTCAGACATGGAGGCCTGCAGCAGCTCTACACAGACACAGTCTGTCTTTGGAGGCCTGGAGTTCATGATCAAGGAGGCACGCAGGAACGCAGAG GCAGCGAAACCCAAACCGACTTCAGGACCTGAGAAGGAGAACAAGCCAGGCAGAACCCCGGAGGCTCTATCTGAAGAGAAGAAGACGGAGTATCGGCTGCTCAAAGAAGAAATAGCCag GGAGAAGCAGAAGATTCTGAAGGACCACAGTCCCCGAGGTGTGCCCTCTCCTGCAGGCTCTGATCCTGATGTGGACTTCGCTGCCAAGGCAGCGGTCGAGCTGCAGCTGACCGAGGCAGAGACTAGGCTCACCAAACACGG GAATCTGCTCCTGAAGGATGAGGCCATCCTGAGGCAGCTCTTACAGCAGGAGCAGAAGAAGGAGGAGGCATTGAAGGCAGCTGAGGCCAAAGTGACCAAGCTCAAAGAACAGCTCCTGGCCTCAGAGAAGATAGTCAGTGCCAACAAGACTCTCCTCAACAGACTCCAGGAACAG GTTCATCGTGTTCAGAACCGCGTGTCAGTGAAGAAGAACCACAGCCTGAAGCTGGAGGAGGTGCTGGTCCAAGCCCAGGCTGCTGCAGGCAGAAAGCCAGGCGGTCAGAAACGACGCACGGACATCAGCCACTCCTCG CCTGTGAAACGACTGTGTGTGGAAGTCTCCGTCGCTCCCCGCGGCTCAGAAAGGCACTTCGCCGACCTCCTTGCCCAGAAGCAGCGTCTGCAGCAGCTGGAGTCAGAATACGCCTTCAAGATCCAGAAACTAAAGGAGGCCCAGGCCCTCCACAACAGAGGGGTGGTCCCTGAACCCCCTCCACCCCAGGCcgcctccacccctctccccagGGCTCGTCACCCCAGCATTCCCCCCACCAGCCCCTTCCCCCTGCCCCAGCCCTCCCTGCATGACCTCACCCAGGATAAACTCACCCTGGTCAGCAGCGAAGACCCTACCGAGACGGAGGAGAACGACTTGGAGCCTGCCGCCACAGCCAGGCCCTCGGCCCGGAGTGTTCGTAGACGCTCCTTCAGAGAGACCGGCTCCTTCACCAAGCCTAAGCTGGACTCTGGTGGGACTGGGCTGGTCAAGGATAGTCCAGCCAAGCCAGTCAGGGTTAAGGCCTCGGGGCCCGGGGAGCTGTTCCTGGGACTAGAGGTGGAGGCCCTGCAGAGGAGGGACCAGCAGCAGGCCAGACTGGGAGagctgctgctgggggaactaCGGGCGCTAGGAGGCACTGTTGAGAAACCCCCTTCTGGGAAG GTGATATCGGAGGATGTGGACACCATGGCTGCCCAATCAGGCTGTGCCGAGCTGAAGCCTGTCCCGTTTGGACCATATCGCAGCCCTCTCCTGGTCTTTAAGTCTTATCG GTTCAGTCCATACTTTCGGACCAAGGAGAAGTTATCACTCAGTTCTGTGTCTTACAGCAATGTTGTAGCGCCCAAAAAGTGTTTCTGTCGCTTTGACCTCACGGGCACATGCAATGACGATGACTGCCAGTG GCAGCACATGAGAAACTGCGCTTTTGGTGGAAACCAGCTGTTCCAGGATATCCTATCGTACAACCTGGCCCTGATTGGCTGCTCTGAGAGCAGTACTACTGATGTCATCAATGTTGCCACAG AGAAGTATATAAAACAGCTGTTTGGGGCTAACAACGATCGCATGGGGATGGACCAGAAGGCTGTTCTACTCGTCAGCAAAGTGAACGAAAGCAAAAGACATG TCCCTCCCTTCACCACGTGTAAGGATCTCAGGAGGTGGAGGCCTCAGCCCGCTCACCAGGCTAGCCCAAACACAGGGGACGACAGCTGGGATGAGAGTAGAGACACTGGTCCAGTCAAATACG ACGGTTGTTCCAAGAGAAGTCTGTCTGTTGCCCTGGATGTGTGTGTGACTCCAGACGACAAGCGCTACTTCATTAGTGAAACTGACGACATATCTAACTTGGAGACCAGTGTCCTGGAGAGCCCCCGCAACGCACAGCTCTGGATCAAACTGGCCTTCAAATACCTCAGCCAGAAAGAAGT GTCAGCGGCTGAGTGCCTGGACGCTTCGTTGAACACTCTGTCTCGGGCCCTGGAAGACAACCGGGACAACCCAGAGATCTGGTGCTATTACCTGTCTCTGTTCTCCCGCCGAGGGAAGAGGGATGAGGTGCAGGAGATGTGTGAGATGGCTGTGGAGCACGCCCCCGACTACCAAGTCTGGTGGAGT TACCTAACCACGGAGAGCTTGTTTGAGGGGAAGGACTATgtgtgtggtcgtctgctgcagtaCCTGCTGGACTGTGTGGGGACTAGTGGTCTCTCTGAGAGGCTGTCCTTCCAGCTATTGGAGtctctactctacagggtccaaCTCAGTGTGTTCACAGGCCGGCTACAGAATGCCCTGGCCATCCTACAG AATGCCTTGAAGTCAGTCACTGAGCGGTGCATTGCTGATTACCTGACCATAAGTGACCGTTGCCTGGTCTGGCTGTCCTTCATCCACCTGACGGAGTTTGACCGCCTGCCGGCCAGTCTGTACGACCCGGCTAACTCCAACCCCTCCAGGGTGGTCAGCATCGAGGCCTTCACCCTCCCTTGGAGAACACCTCTCGACGTCCGCACAGAGCCTGACACACTAATCGCTGTGTTCGAAG ATGCACTGCGTCAGTGCACAGACCAGACTCTGCCTCCCAGTGAGAGAACCCTGGCCTGTCTGCCTCTACACACTAACCTCATCACTACCTATAGCCTGCTGGGAAG GTACGATGCAGGCCTGGAGCTGTGTGCGTCCCTGTTGGCACTGTGCCCGCATTCATGTGCCCTGTTGGATGCCCTGTCAGGCCTGTATGTGGGGAAGGGTGATGGAGAgcagggtgttggggtgtggcTACGGGCACTGTCCCAGTGTCCACACAACGCAGAGGTCTTCTACCACACCTGCAAGTTCCTCATGGCTCAG GAGAAGTCCAGTTGCATCGCTCCTCTGTTCCGGGGGTTCGTCCTGTCTTTCTGTGACGAGGAGAGAAGTGACCAGCAACCTGTGGATGTGCTACG GTACATCCTTGGTATTCCAACAGAGGACATCCTAAGAGGCCCAGTTATCAAAAAACAACTTAAAGAGCAGCTTAGCCACCAGATGCCTTACCTAAACCTAGTCCATTG TCTGTGGCAGTGGGTGCACGGTAACGTTGGGGAGGCGATGGATGCATTTGAGAGAGCCCTCGGAGCCGTAATGCAGCTAGATGTTCTTCACAAGCTGTGGATAGA TTATCTCCTCTTTACCAGCAGTAAGCTAGCTGGGAGCCCATCCAACAGCAGAGAGCTCCGGGTGTTATCAGACCTGGTTCAGCGTTGTCTGGTAACTGTCCCGTCTAGGCTTGAGGTTCCGTTCAGCTCAGCCCAGTACTGGAACTGCTTCAGATTTCACAACAAG GTTGTCTCCCACTACCTGAGCTGTCTGCCTCATACCCAGCACCCCCATGTCCTGGAGAGACTACGATACACCATGCCCACCAATGCTGAACTTGCCCTGAG GTTGCTGCATCAAGAATGGCAGGATGGAAACATAGAACATCTGAAATTCCAAGCCAGAATGTTGAGCAGTAGCGTTCCAAACTGTCTGGCCAACTGGAAAAT AGTGATCGCTGTGGAGAGGGAACTGAAGGAGCGCTCCGAG GTCCGGCTTCTTTATCAGCAAGCCCTGCAAAACCTTCCactgtgtgccaccctatggaaAGAT cGCCTGCTGTTTGAAGCTGCGGAGGGAGGTAAAACTGATAAACTGAGGAAACTTGTTGACAAGTGTCAAGAGGTGGGAGTGAGTCTAAGTGAGCCCCTAAATTTATGCTCGAGcaaaatggagggagaggagcaCTGA